From Paraburkholderia sabiae, a single genomic window includes:
- the gcvA gene encoding transcriptional regulator GcvA, with amino-acid sequence MFDRLPPLQTLRAFEATARLLSMTLAAEELHVTHGAVSRHIKTLENHLGVLLFRRLTRRIVLTDAGAEFHFAVARLLGELTREAENLRGHDSVASMTISTSVSFATKWLAPRLHRFKAMHPELDVHLDVTDRNVDLDDGQVDAAVRYGGGRYPRVQSERILEETVTPVCSPVYREEAGGIPEPASLTRCTLLHEDRMLTNWEQWFAYAGVVRSRKGRGPAYSHGSMAIEAAIRGEGVALGRSALVCDDVVAGRLVVLFPDARLKVERGYDLVYRAGNRDHPKVSVLRSWLAAEVQSFLANAG; translated from the coding sequence ATGTTCGACAGGCTTCCGCCCCTGCAAACGCTACGCGCCTTCGAAGCCACTGCACGACTGCTGAGCATGACGCTGGCTGCTGAGGAACTGCACGTTACTCACGGCGCAGTGAGCCGACACATCAAGACGCTCGAGAATCATCTCGGTGTTCTACTGTTTCGCCGCCTCACGCGCCGCATCGTCCTGACTGATGCAGGTGCCGAGTTTCACTTTGCCGTCGCACGATTACTCGGCGAACTGACGCGAGAAGCAGAGAATTTGCGCGGACACGATAGCGTTGCGAGCATGACCATCAGCACAAGCGTTTCGTTTGCGACAAAGTGGCTCGCGCCGCGCCTTCATCGATTCAAGGCAATGCATCCGGAACTCGACGTGCACCTCGATGTGACCGACCGCAACGTTGACCTGGACGATGGACAGGTCGATGCAGCCGTGCGTTATGGTGGTGGTCGCTATCCGCGCGTCCAGTCAGAACGGATACTCGAAGAAACAGTGACGCCCGTCTGCAGTCCCGTGTATCGAGAGGAGGCCGGCGGGATTCCGGAGCCAGCAAGCCTCACTCGTTGCACATTGCTGCATGAGGACCGGATGCTAACGAACTGGGAACAATGGTTTGCCTATGCGGGCGTGGTCAGGAGCCGCAAGGGGCGGGGGCCCGCATACAGTCATGGAAGCATGGCTATTGAGGCAGCCATTCGCGGCGAAGGCGTAGCCTTGGGGCGTAGTGCTCTGGTATGCGATGACGTCGTAGCCGGACGCCTTGTCGTGCTGTTCCCGGATGCGCGACTGAAGGTTGAGCGCGGCTATGATCTGGTCTATCGGGCAGGGAATCGCGACCATCCCAAGGTCAGCGTTCTGCGCAGCTGGTTAGCAGCAGAAGTGCAGAGCTTCCTCGCGAACGCTGGATGA
- a CDS encoding TauD/TfdA dioxygenase family protein translates to MRIEQLTYALGAELTGVKLADAIHDDGLFTEILGALLKHRVLFLRDQEISRTEHVAFARRFGNLEDHPVAGSDPEYPGLVRIYRTPEQPNDRYENAWHSDATWREAPQFGAVLRCVECPPVGGDTMWSNMVLAFEKLPAHVKAEIADLRARHSIEATFGAVMPIEKRLALKAQYPDAEHPVVRTHPETGEKILYVNVFTTHFTNFHTPGRVRYGADANPGGPDLLRYLISQASIPEYQVRWRWKPNSIAIWDNSATQHYAVMDYPPSHRKMERAGIIGSKPF, encoded by the coding sequence ATGCGTATTGAACAACTGACTTACGCCCTTGGCGCAGAACTCACCGGCGTGAAGCTGGCCGACGCCATTCATGACGACGGCCTGTTCACAGAAATTCTCGGCGCACTGCTGAAGCATCGCGTCCTGTTCCTGCGTGACCAGGAAATCAGCCGGACCGAGCATGTGGCGTTCGCCCGGCGCTTTGGCAACCTGGAGGACCATCCGGTTGCCGGTAGCGACCCGGAGTATCCAGGCCTGGTGCGGATCTACCGCACGCCCGAACAGCCGAATGACCGTTATGAAAACGCCTGGCATTCCGACGCGACCTGGCGCGAGGCGCCGCAGTTCGGCGCGGTACTGCGCTGCGTCGAATGCCCGCCCGTCGGTGGCGACACCATGTGGTCCAACATGGTGCTGGCTTTCGAAAAACTGCCGGCGCACGTCAAGGCCGAAATCGCCGACCTGCGCGCGCGTCACAGTATCGAGGCGACGTTCGGCGCCGTCATGCCGATCGAAAAGCGGCTGGCGCTCAAGGCGCAGTATCCGGACGCTGAGCATCCGGTGGTTCGCACGCACCCCGAGACCGGCGAAAAGATCCTTTACGTGAACGTCTTCACGACCCATTTCACCAACTTCCATACCCCCGGCCGTGTGCGCTACGGCGCCGATGCCAACCCCGGTGGCCCGGACCTGCTGCGCTACCTGATCAGTCAGGCATCCATCCCGGAATATCAGGTGCGCTGGCGCTGGAAGCCCAACAGCATCGCGATCTGGGACAACAGTGCGACGCAGCACTACGCCGTCATGGACTATCCGCCAAGCCATCGGAAGATGGAGCGCGCGGGAATTATTGGAAGCAAACCTTTCTGA
- a CDS encoding Rieske (2Fe-2S) protein — translation MTCQSHSGISNLVPVALATELPPGQRKLVFADGKSVVIFNVEGTIYAIENSCPHNGASLASGCLEGTVLRCPAHGLRFNLTTQDGGTSGALRLRRFPVREIGGVLILQTDPDERWSMPRSSDQ, via the coding sequence ATGACTTGTCAATCCCACTCTGGCATATCGAATCTGGTGCCCGTCGCACTGGCAACTGAGCTTCCTCCAGGCCAACGCAAGCTCGTCTTCGCCGACGGCAAAAGCGTCGTCATCTTCAACGTCGAAGGGACGATCTACGCCATTGAGAACTCGTGCCCTCATAACGGAGCGTCTCTGGCGAGCGGTTGCCTCGAAGGGACAGTGTTGCGATGCCCCGCTCATGGCCTGCGGTTCAATCTGACGACGCAAGATGGTGGGACATCGGGCGCGCTGCGACTGCGCAGGTTTCCAGTGCGCGAGATCGGAGGCGTGCTGATATTACAGACCGATCCCGACGAGCGGTGGTCGATGCCGCGCAGCTCGGATCAGTAA
- a CDS encoding DMT family transporter has protein sequence MSSESLTDVRPPVIIKDHAPKGITPRSVGAMLMLAVMWGLSIPVTKLGLESLPPLTLTAMRFAIAVPLLLVFAVGRNPLPRRALPRVAALGVLGIGIGQVAQTFGVSGTSASVGTIISATIPVFIVFFAALRLKQHVSGWQKLGLLAAFTGIALVAFARGHGTTGVSGTSVGGAFCVLLSALAIAFYYVWSVELTTAYGTATVAAWSTLFGFLALLPWAAWEMWRVPFHITTPGISAAAYLGLIVTVAGLFLWLNLLRHVPARVAASVQFLQPVFGIATASMMFGDRLGPSFVVGVALVLIGLAFSMTSRGGAR, from the coding sequence ATGTCGAGCGAAAGCCTGACTGATGTCCGTCCCCCGGTCATCATCAAAGACCACGCCCCAAAGGGGATAACGCCGCGGAGTGTCGGCGCGATGCTGATGCTCGCGGTAATGTGGGGATTGTCCATCCCGGTGACGAAACTCGGGCTCGAGAGCCTGCCACCCCTGACGCTAACTGCAATGCGGTTTGCCATAGCGGTGCCCCTGCTTCTCGTCTTTGCCGTCGGCCGAAATCCGTTGCCGCGTCGTGCCTTACCTCGTGTTGCCGCGCTCGGTGTACTTGGCATCGGCATTGGCCAGGTAGCGCAGACGTTCGGTGTCTCAGGCACATCGGCATCCGTCGGCACGATCATCTCCGCAACCATTCCTGTTTTCATCGTGTTCTTTGCCGCGCTGAGACTGAAGCAGCACGTTTCGGGCTGGCAGAAGCTGGGGCTGCTTGCCGCATTCACGGGGATCGCTCTGGTCGCCTTTGCGCGCGGGCACGGAACGACAGGCGTGTCTGGAACGAGTGTGGGAGGCGCGTTCTGCGTGCTCCTGTCCGCGCTTGCTATCGCGTTCTACTACGTCTGGAGCGTTGAACTCACGACCGCCTACGGTACCGCCACGGTGGCGGCATGGAGTACGCTGTTCGGCTTCCTTGCTCTGCTGCCGTGGGCCGCCTGGGAAATGTGGCGAGTTCCGTTTCACATCACGACACCGGGCATATCGGCCGCGGCATACCTCGGCCTGATTGTGACCGTTGCGGGCCTTTTTCTATGGCTCAACCTGCTGCGTCATGTCCCCGCACGGGTTGCCGCGAGCGTGCAGTTCCTTCAGCCAGTATTCGGCATCGCGACTGCATCGATGATGTTTGGCGACAGGCTCGGCCCGTCATTTGTGGTTGGCGTGGCACTGGTTCTCATCGGACTCGCATTCTCGATGACTTCGCGCGGCGGTGCGCGATAA
- a CDS encoding fatty acid--CoA ligase: protein MQDHLITPTPSAYTYPLLVKQLLLNALSIHGDQQITYRGEMRYSFRQFRERVGQLASVLRGLDVRHGCTVAVMDWDSHRYLESYFAIPMMGATLFTVNVRLSAQQILYTLNDSRAEVVLVHTEFVPVLEEIKRELKFVRQVVVLADGESVPVMTLPVAGEYEEMMARASADFEFPEFDERTRAATFYTTGTTGDPKGVAYSHRDIVLHAMGTAMSLCAPREGQRLHREDVYMPITPMFHVLAWGMPYIAIMLGLKTVLPGRYIPESLVALRKSEKVTFSHCVPTILKMVLQAADVHGEELTGWKLMIGGSALPPALCEAALDRGMDVFTAYGMSETGPIVSLAQLPPGYDSRDRQEEVRMRCTTGRPLPFVDFRVVDGNMQDVVRDGKQQGEIVLRSPFLTRAYVGKPEASEELWAHGYLHTQDIAVMTPDGFIQIVDRIKDVIKTGGEWVSSIEVESLITGVAGVQECAVVGVLDEKWGERPMAFVVRETGAGVCAEVIRERLMQHVDARRISKYAVPDAERISFVTEIPKTSVGKINKKLLREQC from the coding sequence ATGCAAGACCACCTGATCACGCCGACGCCGTCGGCCTATACCTACCCGCTCCTCGTCAAGCAGCTGCTCCTGAATGCACTGAGCATTCATGGCGATCAGCAGATCACTTACCGCGGAGAAATGCGTTACAGCTTCCGGCAGTTCCGCGAGCGCGTCGGCCAGCTCGCGTCCGTGCTGCGCGGGCTGGATGTCCGGCACGGCTGCACCGTAGCCGTGATGGACTGGGACAGTCATCGTTATCTGGAAAGCTATTTTGCGATTCCGATGATGGGTGCGACGCTCTTCACGGTCAACGTGCGACTGTCGGCGCAGCAGATCCTCTATACGCTGAATGATTCCCGCGCCGAGGTTGTACTGGTGCATACGGAGTTCGTTCCCGTGCTCGAGGAGATCAAGAGGGAACTGAAGTTCGTACGCCAGGTGGTGGTGCTTGCCGACGGCGAATCCGTGCCGGTGATGACACTGCCGGTCGCCGGTGAATACGAGGAGATGATGGCGCGCGCTTCGGCGGATTTCGAATTTCCCGAGTTTGACGAAAGGACGCGCGCCGCGACCTTCTACACGACAGGCACGACGGGCGATCCCAAGGGCGTAGCGTACAGCCACCGCGACATCGTCCTGCATGCCATGGGGACAGCGATGAGCCTGTGTGCACCCCGCGAAGGCCAGCGGCTACATCGCGAGGACGTCTACATGCCGATCACGCCGATGTTTCACGTGCTCGCCTGGGGCATGCCGTACATCGCGATCATGCTCGGGCTCAAGACTGTGCTGCCGGGACGCTATATCCCTGAGAGCCTGGTCGCCTTGCGAAAGTCGGAAAAAGTCACTTTCTCCCACTGCGTGCCCACCATCCTCAAGATGGTGCTCCAGGCAGCGGACGTACACGGAGAGGAGCTGACGGGCTGGAAGCTCATGATTGGCGGCTCCGCGTTGCCGCCCGCGCTGTGTGAAGCTGCGCTCGACCGCGGCATGGATGTCTTCACTGCCTATGGCATGTCCGAAACCGGCCCGATCGTCTCCCTGGCGCAACTGCCGCCGGGATATGACTCGAGGGATCGCCAGGAAGAAGTGCGGATGCGCTGCACGACCGGACGCCCGCTGCCGTTTGTCGACTTCAGGGTCGTCGACGGGAACATGCAAGACGTGGTGCGCGACGGAAAGCAGCAAGGCGAGATCGTTCTGCGCTCACCGTTCCTCACCAGGGCCTACGTCGGGAAGCCAGAGGCGTCCGAAGAGCTCTGGGCACACGGCTATCTCCACACGCAGGACATTGCCGTCATGACGCCCGACGGGTTTATCCAGATCGTCGACCGCATCAAGGATGTGATCAAGACGGGTGGCGAATGGGTGTCATCGATCGAAGTCGAGAGCCTGATAACGGGCGTAGCCGGCGTGCAGGAATGTGCGGTAGTCGGCGTGCTCGACGAGAAGTGGGGCGAACGGCCGATGGCGTTCGTCGTTCGCGAGACGGGCGCGGGTGTTTGCGCTGAAGTGATCCGTGAACGGCTGATGCAGCATGTCGATGCCAGGCGCATCAGCAAGTATGCGGTTCCCGACGCCGAGCGCATTAGCTTCGTCACCGAAATTCCGAAAACGAGCGTGGGCAAGATCAACAAGAAGCTGCTGCGTGAGCAATGCTGA
- a CDS encoding BON domain-containing protein, translated as MTTTRALGIAGAILIALASAHICAQPGTSGASAASNATAVAASGGTSAKDVRAANRALRKKVYAAIAKYKEINAGDISVVAKNGAVTLDGTVVDASQIDKVAEIARGVPGVTSVTNRLTVQKPFGGQ; from the coding sequence ATGACTACAACAAGGGCCCTTGGAATCGCCGGCGCCATATTGATCGCGCTGGCATCCGCTCATATCTGCGCGCAGCCCGGCACAAGCGGGGCAAGCGCGGCTTCGAACGCCACGGCCGTCGCGGCGTCCGGTGGCACGTCGGCCAAGGACGTTCGTGCGGCCAATCGCGCGCTGCGCAAAAAGGTCTACGCAGCGATCGCAAAATACAAAGAGATCAATGCTGGCGATATCAGTGTCGTTGCGAAAAACGGCGCCGTGACGCTCGACGGAACAGTCGTTGACGCCTCACAGATCGACAAGGTCGCCGAGATTGCCCGAGGCGTTCCCGGCGTGACGTCGGTGACCAACAGGCTGACTGTGCAGAAACCATTCGGCGGCCAGTAA
- a CDS encoding HAD family hydrolase: MIKAIFFDYDGVLTTDKTGSLTTNRYLSKMAGVEYEAVQKAFSKYNQELLVGKITHREIWDAVCEAIHCKIDFSLLERAFLSTPANGAMLALARGLKSQYALGIITDNKKDRIDCVRASQGLDALFNPIVVSAEFGSGKDNPAVFEYALRCLDIRPEESLFIDNNPENLTAPKALGMGVIFHDDEENDVGKLVTVLTEKFPIRLE; encoded by the coding sequence GTGATAAAAGCAATATTCTTTGATTACGATGGCGTATTGACGACCGATAAGACCGGCTCGCTCACAACGAACCGTTACCTGAGCAAAATGGCAGGCGTCGAGTACGAAGCAGTTCAAAAGGCCTTTTCAAAATACAATCAGGAATTGCTTGTCGGGAAAATCACGCATAGGGAGATTTGGGACGCCGTTTGCGAGGCCATCCATTGCAAGATCGATTTTTCTTTGCTCGAACGGGCGTTCCTGAGCACACCGGCAAACGGTGCCATGCTTGCACTTGCGCGTGGATTGAAGTCGCAATACGCTCTCGGAATCATCACGGATAACAAAAAAGATAGGATCGATTGCGTAAGGGCGTCTCAAGGTCTCGATGCGTTGTTCAATCCGATAGTTGTGTCTGCCGAGTTCGGATCAGGCAAGGACAACCCAGCGGTGTTTGAGTACGCTTTGCGTTGTCTGGATATACGGCCAGAAGAGAGCCTCTTCATCGATAACAATCCGGAAAATCTGACCGCACCGAAGGCGCTCGGTATGGGCGTCATTTTTCACGACGACGAAGAGAACGATGTGGGTAAGTTGGTTACGGTGCTCACCGAGAAATTTCCCATCCGACTAGAATAG
- a CDS encoding IS110 family RNA-guided transposase: MNYSGIDLHSNNSVVSVIDETDRVVAEKRLPNDLTKILAFLAPWRAGMAGVVVESTFNWYWLVDGLQTAGYVVHLANTTAIKKYDGLKHSGDETDARYLAHLLRLGILPVGTILPARLREVRDLARKRMQLVRSCTSHILAVENITARQYGTRITSNQVKRLDEHAVNQMGLPDNVALAVRANIAVITTLRDQIAIVERRLRKEVARHPDYVLLTTVPGIGQTLATVIMLETGTIDRFANAGNFASYARCVDSQRMSNGKKKGEGNTRNGNPYLCWAFIEAANFAMHFSTEARRFYERKKARTNSVLARKALAHKLARACFHMLKERKPFDVTRCFA, from the coding sequence ATGAACTATAGCGGCATTGACCTGCATTCGAACAATAGCGTGGTGAGCGTGATCGACGAAACGGACCGCGTGGTCGCCGAAAAACGCCTGCCGAACGACCTGACGAAGATCCTGGCTTTCCTTGCCCCATGGCGAGCCGGGATGGCCGGGGTCGTGGTCGAATCCACGTTCAACTGGTACTGGCTTGTCGACGGCCTGCAGACGGCCGGCTACGTGGTTCATCTCGCCAACACCACCGCGATCAAAAAATACGACGGGCTCAAACATAGTGGCGACGAGACCGACGCGCGTTACCTGGCCCACCTGCTACGCCTGGGGATCCTTCCGGTGGGCACCATCCTGCCGGCGAGACTCCGTGAGGTACGAGACCTGGCACGCAAGCGAATGCAGCTGGTACGCAGCTGCACCAGTCACATTCTCGCCGTCGAGAACATTACAGCGCGTCAGTATGGCACGCGAATCACGAGTAATCAGGTCAAGCGACTCGACGAACATGCTGTCAATCAGATGGGCCTGCCCGACAATGTGGCGCTCGCGGTCCGCGCGAACATCGCGGTCATCACGACGCTTCGCGATCAGATTGCTATCGTCGAAAGGCGTCTCCGGAAGGAAGTCGCGCGACATCCCGACTATGTCTTGCTGACCACGGTGCCCGGCATCGGCCAGACGCTCGCCACCGTGATCATGCTCGAAACCGGAACCATCGATCGTTTCGCCAACGCTGGAAACTTCGCTTCTTACGCACGGTGCGTGGACAGCCAGCGCATGAGCAACGGCAAGAAAAAGGGCGAAGGCAATACCAGGAACGGAAATCCATACCTGTGCTGGGCATTCATCGAGGCGGCCAACTTCGCGATGCACTTTAGCACCGAAGCCCGGCGGTTCTACGAACGCAAGAAAGCGAGGACGAATTCAGTGCTCGCTCGCAAGGCTCTGGCTCACAAGCTGGCCCGCGCGTGTTTCCACATGCTGAAGGAGCGCAAACCATTTGATGTGACTCGCTGCTTCGCATAA
- a CDS encoding porin — protein sequence MKVKWSGAAALVVFASAAHAQSSVALYGVMDSGLLYQSANAANFQSKVNLGHVFQYKDGGIYSSIFGLKGSEDIGGGFKVNFKLQGSFNSGTGRSGLADTPTATSMFTQQTTVGVSSPYGSVDMGRQIVPMIYAMADTDVRNAQYFGSILTGWLGLNQASGWQGTSTNGSVGALYDDNAIVYRSPKFYGASLALEYAPGGVPGQFQGGTRESAVLQYSNYGLNLAAVYYNGHDSNPFTTTASGIVTAPSTGVNNNQFYYVGAQYTFHSLSVSSSYSRARNPANTSGPKGFNLEMFSGGLGYKFTPLFKVTSGFYYLHDRNVGANHSTEYAVGAEYSISKRTLAYGQVGYVDNHGNMSQTITYGAPVPEGRSTTAAMIGIRHSF from the coding sequence ATGAAAGTGAAGTGGAGTGGCGCCGCGGCGCTTGTCGTGTTCGCCAGCGCGGCACATGCTCAATCATCAGTCGCGCTGTATGGCGTCATGGATTCCGGTTTGCTCTATCAGAGCGCAAACGCAGCGAACTTTCAGTCTAAAGTGAATCTCGGGCACGTCTTCCAGTATAAGGACGGCGGGATCTATTCGAGCATCTTTGGCCTGAAAGGCTCCGAGGACATTGGCGGCGGCTTCAAGGTCAACTTCAAGCTGCAGGGATCGTTCAACAGCGGTACCGGGAGGAGCGGTCTGGCCGACACACCGACCGCCACGTCAATGTTCACCCAGCAGACGACGGTAGGCGTTTCGAGTCCGTATGGCTCCGTTGACATGGGTCGTCAGATCGTACCGATGATCTACGCAATGGCCGATACCGATGTGCGGAACGCCCAGTACTTCGGCAGCATCTTGACCGGGTGGCTCGGTCTGAATCAGGCATCGGGCTGGCAAGGTACGAGTACGAATGGTTCGGTCGGCGCGCTGTATGACGACAACGCGATCGTCTACCGGTCGCCGAAGTTCTACGGCGCATCACTGGCACTTGAGTATGCACCGGGTGGCGTCCCCGGCCAGTTCCAGGGCGGCACGCGCGAGTCAGCCGTGCTGCAATATTCGAACTACGGTCTGAACCTCGCGGCCGTGTACTACAACGGGCACGACTCCAATCCGTTCACGACGACCGCCAGTGGAATCGTCACTGCGCCTTCGACGGGTGTGAACAACAACCAGTTCTACTACGTGGGCGCGCAATACACGTTTCACTCGCTTTCCGTGTCGTCATCCTATAGCCGGGCCCGAAATCCCGCGAACACGAGCGGACCTAAGGGATTCAACCTCGAGATGTTCTCCGGGGGACTGGGATATAAATTCACGCCACTCTTCAAGGTCACATCAGGCTTTTACTACCTGCACGACCGGAACGTCGGCGCCAATCACTCGACCGAATACGCGGTGGGCGCCGAATACAGCATATCGAAGCGCACGCTTGCTTATGGGCAAGTTGGTTACGTCGACAACCACGGCAATATGAGTCAGACGATCACCTACGGCGCGCCTGTTCCAGAAGGCCGATCGACCACCGCGGCGATGATCGGCATCCGCCACAGCTTCTGA
- a CDS encoding quinone oxidoreductase family protein: MAKAVRFHETGGPEVLRYEDVAVGEPGPGQVRLRHEAVGLNFADIYFRTGLYPAPLPSGIGTEAAGVVEAVGSDVTNVEVGDRVTYTGAANTLGAYCTQRLIPAAPLIRLPDGIACDTAAAMTMRGLTSAYLMRRIYAFKEGDTVLLHAAAGGVGLIVSQWAKLLGLTVIGTVSSEAKAEVARAHGCDHIINYSHENTAARVRDLTDGVGVNVVIDSVGKDTFEASLDSVKRRGLVVCVGTASGPIPPFSPHILALKGSPYLTRPALADYIADPAEKAELAGELFGHVASGRIRIEINQRYALEDAARAHRDLESRKTTGSSVFAI, translated from the coding sequence ATGGCAAAAGCTGTTCGCTTTCATGAAACCGGTGGCCCCGAGGTCCTGCGCTATGAGGACGTCGCGGTCGGCGAACCCGGGCCAGGTCAGGTCCGGCTGCGCCACGAGGCGGTTGGCCTCAACTTTGCTGACATCTACTTTCGCACCGGCCTGTATCCGGCGCCGCTGCCCTCGGGCATTGGGACCGAGGCTGCTGGTGTGGTGGAGGCAGTAGGATCGGACGTAACCAACGTCGAAGTCGGCGATCGCGTGACCTATACGGGCGCGGCAAACACCCTCGGCGCGTATTGCACGCAGCGGCTGATCCCTGCCGCTCCGCTCATCAGGCTGCCCGATGGCATTGCCTGTGATACGGCTGCGGCCATGACGATGCGCGGCCTCACGTCTGCATATCTGATGCGCCGTATTTACGCGTTCAAGGAAGGCGACACCGTCCTGCTGCACGCGGCAGCCGGTGGCGTCGGGCTGATCGTCTCGCAGTGGGCGAAGCTGCTCGGGCTGACGGTCATCGGCACGGTTTCCAGCGAAGCCAAAGCCGAGGTTGCACGTGCCCATGGCTGCGATCACATCATCAACTACAGCCACGAGAACACCGCCGCGCGTGTACGCGATCTGACCGACGGCGTGGGCGTCAACGTCGTGATTGACAGCGTCGGCAAGGACACCTTCGAAGCCTCACTCGACTCGGTCAAGCGGCGAGGCCTCGTCGTCTGCGTCGGCACGGCATCGGGCCCGATCCCGCCGTTCAGTCCGCACATCCTCGCCCTTAAGGGCTCGCCGTACCTGACGCGTCCGGCACTGGCCGACTACATCGCCGATCCTGCCGAAAAGGCCGAACTGGCCGGCGAGCTGTTTGGCCACGTGGCATCGGGCCGCATCCGGATCGAGATCAACCAGCGCTACGCGCTGGAGGATGCCGCGCGCGCCCATCGCGATCTGGAGTCACGCAAGACGACCGGCTCTTCCGTCTTCGCGATCTGA